A portion of the Catalinimonas alkaloidigena genome contains these proteins:
- a CDS encoding helix-turn-helix transcriptional regulator: protein MHSPMSMPQVPVSASPKPASAQFDRLVRQWQSRPYAAGPDAFDFHEWLHNDPVLRLFLTQSPCLTWVLDMRTLQYDFISQNVEEMLGYEAEAFQKGGVAFTMSLLHPDDFPKLTALMQRLWDYLLAQPASALATYQLSGDYRIRKADGGYIRLLEQNSILQVDRNGQITHLLGMGSDITSWKKDHNLFASVHSTELNKCLQCTSEDPQLKECQQLSVREREIVELMSHGHNSKQIADRLSISFHTVNTHRQKMLEKTHTRNSGGLIQFAIRHGII from the coding sequence TCGGCTTCCCCCAAGCCTGCTTCTGCCCAATTCGACCGCCTGGTTCGTCAATGGCAATCTCGGCCCTACGCCGCCGGTCCCGACGCCTTCGATTTTCACGAATGGCTTCACAACGATCCGGTGCTCCGGCTATTCCTCACCCAAAGCCCCTGCCTCACCTGGGTACTCGACATGCGTACGTTGCAGTACGACTTCATCAGCCAGAATGTGGAGGAAATGCTGGGGTACGAAGCCGAGGCTTTTCAGAAGGGCGGCGTGGCGTTCACCATGTCGCTGCTGCATCCGGACGATTTTCCGAAACTCACCGCCCTGATGCAACGCCTCTGGGACTACCTGCTGGCCCAACCGGCCTCAGCCCTGGCCACGTACCAGCTCAGCGGCGACTACCGCATCCGCAAGGCCGACGGCGGTTACATTCGTCTGCTCGAACAAAACTCGATTTTGCAGGTAGACCGGAACGGGCAAATCACCCACCTGCTGGGCATGGGGTCCGACATCACCTCCTGGAAAAAAGACCATAACCTGTTTGCGTCGGTGCACTCGACGGAATTAAACAAGTGCCTGCAATGCACGTCGGAAGATCCGCAACTTAAGGAGTGTCAGCAGCTAAGCGTACGCGAACGCGAAATCGTGGAGTTGATGTCGCATGGCCACAACAGCAAACAGATTGCCGACCGGCTTTCGATCAGCTTCCATACCGTGAATACGCACCGGCAAAAAATGTTGGAAAAGACCCACACGCGCAACTCCGGCGGGCTGATTCAGTTTGCCATTCGCCACGGCATCATCTAG
- a CDS encoding sensor histidine kinase, giving the protein MQYDQSEIVFIILTSVILSLLLGGFIVFFFFAYQRRYVQHQKELTQLREEYQRELLKVQLEVQERTMGTIAQELHDNIGQLLALTKLHLFSVPVEPEAPAAQKLTSLRELVNQVIKEVRNLSHSLNTEHLRQQSLSQALQRELALIGKSGLFETHFQLEGNEQPIDPSRQLVAFRIVQETLQNMLKHAEGKSVSIALQYHNEQLAIRVADDGRGFEVDTLRKSGQGSGLNNMYYRAKMIDATFRIESSPGQGTTTYLTMPLVSAVAASPQEAMV; this is encoded by the coding sequence ATGCAATACGATCAGTCGGAAATAGTATTCATCATCCTGACGAGTGTCATTCTCTCGCTGTTGCTGGGCGGGTTCATTGTGTTTTTCTTCTTTGCCTACCAGCGCCGTTACGTGCAGCACCAGAAAGAGCTGACCCAACTGCGGGAAGAATACCAGCGCGAACTGCTGAAAGTGCAGCTAGAGGTGCAGGAACGCACCATGGGGACCATCGCGCAGGAACTGCACGACAACATTGGCCAGCTTCTGGCACTTACCAAACTCCACCTGTTTTCCGTGCCGGTCGAGCCGGAGGCCCCGGCAGCGCAAAAACTGACGTCCTTGCGCGAGCTGGTCAACCAGGTGATCAAAGAAGTCAGAAACCTGTCGCATTCGCTCAACACCGAGCACCTGCGGCAGCAGTCTTTGTCGCAGGCGTTGCAACGGGAGCTGGCATTGATCGGCAAAAGCGGCCTGTTCGAAACGCATTTTCAGCTGGAGGGCAACGAGCAGCCGATCGACCCCTCGCGACAACTGGTGGCGTTCCGCATCGTGCAGGAAACACTGCAAAACATGCTCAAACACGCCGAGGGAAAATCGGTTTCCATCGCCTTGCAGTACCACAACGAGCAACTAGCCATCCGCGTCGCCGACGACGGCCGCGGCTTCGAGGTGGATACGTTACGAAAGTCGGGCCAGGGCTCCGGGCTGAACAACATGTACTACCGTGCCAAGATGATCGATGCGACGTTCCGGATCGAAAGCTCGCCCGGGCAGGGCACCACTACGTACCTGACCATGCCGCTGGTGTCTGCCGTGGCCGCCTCCCCGCAGGAAGCCATGGTCTAG
- a CDS encoding M6 family metalloprotease domain-containing protein: MTTLQRIPPSPKVMNDLYLEYLHDNPGIPFAEFLEQKGLVNHSHEHPGMDDSLRLPLGLATAAPLPQLIDIPRLPVRGAVKVKVLLVDFADRAGALPAAHYEELLFSQGSLPTGSMREYYSEVSRGAIDITGSVHGWLRLPQPYAFYTNNASGTGGYPGNAQKMAEDAVQTALASGVTFEASLDVLHEGQVTALFIIHAGVGAETIGNTPEGRREIWSHKWAMQQPVTVAPGLVASTYLTVPHDCRIGVCAHELGHLVMQWEDFYDINGQWSGTGFWDLMASGSWGAGGVRPTHPIGLHKLQHGWVEALDVTTTVQQLTLPPVEASGQVVKVVSPAYRDGQYLILENRANIGFDKELPGEGLLVWRIDEAGIMTNVAAPGALLIQADGLHQLENSNLINQGDDGDPFPGLADTRQLDDDGNISTSFPAGPSGVTLTNIAWDLTSKTVTLDILFENAPPLPEPMTPGLIVKVDIRGRGIESYTENQLAGCKYPFLQVERFSVQFNQAISDLGLEYHAVLGNNADTGFVAGGAFCGQEGERIIGFAVRLTGAQANRYTVTYRGKFGIQKPTEWVSDGTLCAPRGGRRYGLKGLYVKIEKR; the protein is encoded by the coding sequence ATGACAACGCTCCAACGCATCCCCCCCTCTCCCAAGGTCATGAACGACCTTTACCTCGAATATCTGCACGACAACCCGGGCATTCCGTTTGCCGAGTTTCTGGAACAGAAAGGCCTGGTGAACCATTCGCACGAGCACCCCGGCATGGACGACAGCCTGCGCTTGCCGCTGGGGTTGGCAACGGCCGCCCCACTGCCGCAGCTCATCGACATTCCCCGGTTGCCGGTCCGGGGCGCGGTGAAGGTCAAAGTGCTGCTGGTCGATTTTGCCGACCGGGCCGGAGCGCTTCCCGCGGCGCATTACGAAGAACTGCTGTTTTCGCAGGGCAGCCTGCCGACCGGCAGCATGCGCGAGTACTACTCGGAGGTGAGCCGCGGCGCCATCGACATCACCGGAAGTGTGCACGGCTGGCTGCGCCTGCCGCAGCCATACGCTTTTTACACCAACAACGCCTCGGGCACGGGCGGCTATCCGGGCAATGCGCAGAAAATGGCCGAAGATGCCGTCCAGACCGCGTTGGCCAGTGGCGTTACGTTCGAAGCATCGCTCGACGTGCTCCACGAAGGACAAGTCACGGCGCTGTTCATCATCCATGCGGGCGTGGGCGCGGAAACCATCGGTAACACGCCGGAAGGGCGGCGCGAAATCTGGTCACACAAATGGGCCATGCAGCAGCCGGTCACCGTCGCGCCGGGTCTGGTCGCCAGTACGTACCTGACCGTTCCGCACGACTGCCGGATAGGCGTTTGCGCGCACGAACTAGGCCATCTGGTGATGCAGTGGGAAGATTTTTACGACATCAACGGCCAGTGGTCGGGCACCGGTTTCTGGGACCTGATGGCGAGCGGCTCGTGGGGTGCGGGCGGCGTGCGACCCACGCATCCCATCGGTCTGCACAAACTGCAACACGGCTGGGTCGAAGCGCTGGACGTCACCACGACGGTACAGCAGCTGACCCTCCCCCCGGTAGAAGCGAGTGGTCAGGTGGTTAAAGTAGTGAGCCCCGCCTACCGCGACGGTCAGTACCTGATTCTGGAAAATCGCGCCAACATCGGTTTCGATAAGGAATTGCCGGGCGAAGGGCTGCTGGTCTGGCGCATCGACGAGGCGGGAATCATGACCAACGTGGCAGCACCGGGTGCCTTGCTGATTCAGGCCGACGGGTTGCACCAGCTGGAAAACAGCAACCTGATCAACCAGGGCGACGACGGCGACCCGTTTCCCGGACTGGCCGATACCCGTCAACTGGACGACGACGGCAACATCTCGACTTCCTTCCCCGCAGGACCTTCGGGCGTGACGCTGACCAACATTGCGTGGGACCTGACCAGCAAAACGGTGACGCTGGATATTCTGTTCGAGAACGCCCCGCCCCTTCCCGAACCCATGACGCCCGGCCTGATCGTCAAAGTCGACATCCGTGGGCGCGGCATCGAAAGCTATACGGAAAATCAGCTGGCAGGCTGCAAGTATCCGTTCTTGCAGGTCGAGCGGTTCTCGGTCCAGTTCAATCAAGCGATTTCCGACCTAGGGCTGGAGTACCACGCGGTGCTGGGCAACAATGCGGATACCGGTTTCGTGGCGGGTGGCGCGTTCTGCGGGCAGGAAGGCGAGCGCATCATCGGGTTTGCCGTCCGGCTGACCGGCGCGCAGGCCAACCGGTACACGGTAACGTATCGGGGGAAGTTCGGCATCCAGAAACCTACCGAATGGGTCAGCGACGGAACGCTGTGCGCCCCCCGGGGCGGGCGGCGCTACGGACTGAAGGGACTGTACGTGAAGATCGAAAAACGGTGA
- a CDS encoding YdcF family protein: protein MFYILSKTLYYLVMPLTWVMLLLGLALLTRHPRRRKRILIGTLALVFILGHTIPINELYAWWERPGTPYAALDSTYDVAIVLGGVTNGEQRPDDRVHFGRGADRVMHTVQLYKLGKVRHILLSGGGRTLDGKFLRESENMRDVMLLCGVPDSVITVETQSVNTRENALYSAAILQRRFPGQRYLLVSSAFHLRRAEACFRKVGIQADPFATDFHSSSLPYSFEKWIAPTEQAFAEWGLLIHEMVGYVVYKLIGYA from the coding sequence GTGTTTTACATTCTCTCCAAAACACTTTACTACCTGGTGATGCCCCTGACGTGGGTAATGCTGTTGCTGGGGCTGGCCCTGCTTACCCGGCATCCGCGGCGACGCAAACGTATACTCATAGGGACACTGGCACTGGTTTTTATACTGGGACATACCATTCCGATCAACGAATTGTACGCATGGTGGGAGCGGCCGGGCACGCCCTACGCCGCGCTGGACAGCACCTACGACGTGGCAATTGTGCTGGGGGGCGTCACCAACGGAGAGCAGAGGCCGGACGATCGTGTGCACTTCGGGCGTGGGGCCGACCGGGTGATGCACACAGTACAACTGTACAAACTCGGCAAGGTGCGGCACATTCTGCTGAGCGGGGGAGGGCGCACGCTCGACGGCAAGTTTCTGCGCGAAAGCGAAAACATGCGGGACGTGATGCTGCTGTGTGGCGTTCCCGATTCGGTCATCACCGTAGAAACGCAGTCGGTCAATACCCGCGAAAACGCGCTCTATTCAGCGGCCATCCTGCAACGCCGGTTTCCCGGTCAGCGCTACCTGCTGGTGTCGTCGGCCTTTCACCTGCGCCGGGCCGAAGCTTGTTTCCGAAAGGTGGGCATTCAGGCTGATCCTTTCGCGACCGATTTCCACAGTTCCTCGCTTCCCTATTCGTTCGAAAAGTGGATTGCCCCCACCGAACAAGCCTTTGCCGAGTGGGGGTTGCTGATTCACGAGATGGTTGGCTACGTGGTGTATAAACTGATCGGCTACGCTTAA
- a CDS encoding toxin-antitoxin system YwqK family antitoxin, giving the protein MRSKGRYLSLVAGWWLAGLCWAQAQDVTQTYDDGRLKAQGTLQEGHRHGRWTFYYPDGTVSATEQYRHGQLEGLVQYYDFAGRLIGREQWHEGAPEDSAVYYHPNGQVEKTGVYRAGLYEGDWLFYNPDGSLRQRGQYHQGFPHGEWFIYDETGTLQQHGFYRHGQEDGPWEFYDAKGRLQYKGTFAAGHKVGDWQEYDRRGRVRDTQHHPLP; this is encoded by the coding sequence ATGCGGAGCAAAGGTAGGTATTTGAGCCTGGTGGCGGGCTGGTGGCTGGCGGGGTTGTGCTGGGCACAAGCGCAGGACGTCACCCAAACGTACGACGACGGACGCCTGAAGGCGCAAGGCACACTACAGGAAGGGCACCGGCACGGACGCTGGACGTTCTACTATCCCGACGGCACGGTCAGCGCTACCGAACAGTACCGACACGGGCAACTGGAAGGGCTCGTTCAGTATTACGACTTCGCGGGGCGGCTGATCGGCCGCGAGCAGTGGCACGAAGGCGCGCCCGAAGATTCGGCGGTGTACTACCATCCCAACGGGCAGGTCGAGAAAACGGGCGTGTACCGGGCCGGCCTCTACGAAGGCGACTGGTTATTTTACAATCCCGACGGCAGTTTGCGGCAACGGGGGCAGTACCACCAGGGATTTCCGCACGGCGAGTGGTTTATCTACGACGAAACCGGCACCTTGCAGCAACATGGTTTTTACCGCCACGGTCAGGAAGACGGCCCGTGGGAATTTTACGACGCTAAAGGGCGGCTCCAGTACAAAGGAACGTTTGCAGCGGGCCACAAAGTAGGCGACTGGCAGGAGTACGACCGGCGCGGACGCGTTCGGGACACGCAACACCACCCTCTGCCATGA
- a CDS encoding sensor histidine kinase gives MKTLAREQVYWICQIVGWSAYGLISLFISYFAASGEEAPALQIQEILSSLMVVILGIGHTHFFRHLLKRWGWTQLSLDQLIVRVLIADVVMAVSLVFIMFMIDLILGLVPLPLRNIDLGSLLLSLPGFSLTFFMWSLMYFAITSFRNYKREEIERLKWERSIKDFELNKLKSQMNPHFVFNALNSIRALVEEDPEKAKSSITQLSNILRNSLIAGRSKTISLEEEMRTVNDYLLLEKLRFEERLDVNIHLAPEALQIRVPPMIVQTLAENAVKHGISKKTEGGFIEIAGHMENNCLQLSIRNTGVLKSLNSGGFGILNTKQRLELLYGSEDYFTITQESPDVVHVNLKIPC, from the coding sequence ATGAAAACGTTAGCCCGCGAACAGGTATATTGGATTTGTCAGATTGTCGGCTGGAGTGCCTACGGCTTAATCTCCCTCTTTATCTCCTACTTTGCGGCGTCTGGCGAAGAAGCGCCCGCGCTCCAGATCCAGGAAATACTTTCGAGCCTGATGGTCGTGATCCTGGGCATCGGGCACACCCACTTTTTCCGGCATTTGTTGAAACGCTGGGGCTGGACGCAACTTTCGCTCGACCAGTTGATTGTCCGGGTTCTGATTGCCGACGTAGTCATGGCCGTTTCGCTCGTGTTCATCATGTTCATGATCGACCTCATTCTGGGGCTGGTGCCGCTGCCGCTCCGCAACATCGATCTGGGCAGCCTCCTGCTGTCGCTGCCGGGGTTCAGCCTGACGTTTTTCATGTGGTCGCTCATGTATTTTGCCATCACGTCGTTCCGGAACTACAAGCGCGAAGAAATTGAGCGCCTCAAGTGGGAACGCTCCATCAAAGACTTCGAGCTGAACAAGCTGAAGTCGCAGATGAACCCCCATTTTGTGTTCAACGCCCTCAACAGCATCCGCGCCCTGGTGGAAGAAGATCCGGAGAAGGCCAAATCGTCGATCACCCAACTGTCGAATATCCTGCGAAATTCACTGATTGCCGGCCGCAGCAAAACCATTTCGCTCGAAGAAGAAATGCGTACGGTGAACGATTACCTGTTGCTGGAAAAGTTGCGTTTCGAAGAACGGCTGGACGTCAACATTCACCTGGCCCCCGAAGCGCTGCAAATCCGCGTCCCCCCCATGATTGTGCAGACCCTGGCCGAAAATGCCGTGAAACACGGGATCTCCAAAAAAACCGAGGGGGGCTTTATCGAAATTGCGGGCCACATGGAAAACAATTGCCTGCAACTGTCCATCCGGAACACCGGGGTGTTGAAGTCGCTTAACAGCGGAGGATTTGGTATTTTGAATACCAAACAGCGTCTGGAGCTTCTGTACGGCTCCGAAGACTACTTCACCATCACCCAGGAAAGCCCTGATGTTGTCCACGTAAACTTAAAAATACCTTGCTGA
- a CDS encoding LytR/AlgR family response regulator transcription factor, with translation MRTLIVDDERLARNELRRLLQAYDQIEIVGEAVNGEDALEKIKELRPELLFLDIQMPGKNGFEVLMELKENVPEVIFTTAYDEYALKAFEFNALDYLLKPIEPQRLDAAIQRLEANEPNERPLTQGSSAEPEQKILGEFDQVFVKDGDKCWFVTLGKVRLFESIGNYVRLHFDHHKPLILRSLNALDERLDSNVFFRANRKHIINLRMIETIEPYFSGGLVVRLKGGDRIEISRRQAIRFKELLSL, from the coding sequence ATGAGAACTTTAATCGTCGACGACGAACGATTAGCACGAAACGAATTGCGTCGCCTGTTGCAGGCTTACGACCAGATCGAAATTGTGGGGGAGGCGGTCAACGGAGAAGACGCGCTGGAAAAGATCAAAGAATTACGCCCCGAACTCCTGTTTCTGGACATTCAAATGCCCGGTAAGAATGGCTTCGAGGTGCTGATGGAATTGAAAGAGAATGTACCGGAAGTCATTTTTACGACGGCCTACGACGAATACGCACTAAAAGCGTTCGAGTTCAATGCGCTGGACTACTTGTTGAAACCTATCGAACCGCAACGTCTCGATGCGGCCATTCAACGCCTGGAAGCCAACGAGCCCAACGAACGTCCGCTTACGCAGGGCTCTTCGGCAGAACCCGAACAAAAGATTCTGGGCGAATTCGATCAGGTATTTGTGAAGGACGGGGACAAATGCTGGTTTGTTACCCTGGGCAAAGTGCGCTTGTTTGAATCGATCGGCAACTACGTACGGCTTCACTTCGATCACCACAAGCCTCTGATTTTGCGGTCGCTCAACGCCCTGGACGAGCGGCTGGACTCTAACGTATTTTTCCGGGCCAACCGCAAACACATCATCAACCTGCGGATGATTGAAACCATTGAGCCTTATTTCAGTGGAGGACTGGTGGTGCGTCTGAAGGGCGGGGATCGGATCGAGATTTCGCGGCGTCAGGCCATTCGGTTTAAGGAACTGCTCAGCCTCTAA
- a CDS encoding Lrp/AsnC ligand binding domain-containing protein, protein MAANSEIDNVDLKILKLLMDNANIPYTEVAKRVFVSGGTVHVRMRKMQELGVVTGSQLKIDYTKLGYDISAFLGIYLEKSSMYAEVAEKLREIPEIVSMHYTTGLYSIFARIICRDTIHLRSVLHDKIQRVPGIQRTETFISLEETLERSVRLDQDLK, encoded by the coding sequence ATGGCCGCAAATTCAGAAATTGACAATGTTGACCTGAAAATCCTGAAATTACTGATGGACAACGCCAATATTCCTTATACCGAAGTGGCAAAACGGGTCTTTGTTTCCGGGGGTACCGTACACGTGCGGATGCGCAAAATGCAGGAATTAGGGGTAGTAACGGGATCGCAACTTAAAATTGATTATACCAAGCTCGGGTACGACATCAGCGCCTTCCTCGGCATCTACCTGGAAAAGAGTTCGATGTACGCGGAAGTGGCCGAGAAGCTGCGCGAGATTCCTGAGATTGTCAGCATGCACTATACCACCGGACTATATTCTATCTTTGCACGAATCATTTGCCGGGATACCATTCATCTCCGCAGTGTGCTGCACGACAAAATTCAACGCGTGCCTGGTATACAACGTACCGAAACGTTTATCTCGCTGGAGGAAACCCTCGAACGATCGGTGCGGCTGGACCAGGACCTGAAATAG
- the sufB gene encoding Fe-S cluster assembly protein SufB: MAKETELLESLTQSEYKYGFVSNIEADEAPKGLNEDTVRFISAKKGEPVWLLEWRLKAFALWKKMTEPRWPNVNYPAIDYQDIIYYSAPKQKTKPKSLDEVDPELRATFEKLGISLNEQKRLTGVAVDAVLDSVSVATTFKEKLSEMGIIFCSMSEAVENHPELVKKYLGSVVPASDNYFAALNSAVFSDGSFCYIPKGVRCPMELSTYFRINAANTGQFERTLIVAEDSSYVSYLEGCTAPMRDQNQLHAAVVEIVAKENAEVKYSTVQNWYPGDKDGKGGIYNFVTKRGICLGNNSKISWTQVETGSAITWKYPSVILKGDNSVGEFYSVAVTNNMQQADTGTKMIHLGRNTKSRIVSKGISAGRSQNSYRGLVQVHKRAANARNFSQCDSLLMGDKCGAHTFPYIEVKNSSAMVEHEATTSKIGEDQLFYCNQRGISTEDAVALIVNGYAKEVLNQLPMEFAVEAQKLLAISLEGSVG; encoded by the coding sequence ATGGCCAAGGAAACCGAATTATTAGAAAGCCTAACGCAGTCGGAATACAAGTACGGATTCGTCTCGAACATCGAGGCCGACGAAGCCCCGAAAGGGCTGAACGAAGATACCGTTCGCTTTATTTCGGCGAAGAAGGGCGAGCCGGTGTGGCTGCTGGAATGGCGTCTGAAGGCGTTCGCGCTGTGGAAGAAGATGACAGAACCTCGGTGGCCTAACGTCAACTATCCGGCAATCGATTACCAGGACATTATATATTATTCTGCGCCCAAGCAGAAAACCAAGCCCAAAAGTCTGGATGAGGTAGATCCCGAGTTGCGCGCTACGTTCGAAAAACTGGGCATTTCGCTCAACGAACAGAAGCGTCTGACCGGCGTAGCGGTCGATGCTGTTCTCGACAGCGTCTCGGTCGCGACTACCTTTAAAGAGAAGCTCAGCGAAATGGGCATTATCTTCTGCTCAATGAGCGAAGCGGTAGAAAACCACCCAGAACTGGTCAAGAAGTATCTGGGATCGGTGGTACCGGCCAGCGATAACTATTTCGCAGCCCTGAACTCGGCGGTGTTTAGCGACGGTTCGTTCTGCTACATTCCGAAAGGTGTGCGGTGTCCGATGGAACTTTCGACCTATTTCCGCATCAATGCGGCCAACACCGGTCAGTTCGAACGGACCCTCATTGTGGCCGAAGACAGCAGCTATGTCAGCTACCTGGAGGGCTGTACCGCCCCCATGCGCGACCAGAATCAGTTGCACGCGGCGGTGGTGGAAATCGTCGCCAAAGAAAATGCCGAAGTGAAGTACTCGACAGTACAAAACTGGTATCCGGGCGACAAAGACGGCAAAGGTGGCATTTACAACTTTGTGACGAAGCGTGGCATCTGCCTTGGTAACAACTCCAAAATTTCGTGGACGCAGGTAGAAACGGGCTCTGCCATCACCTGGAAATATCCTTCCGTAATCCTGAAAGGCGACAACTCGGTCGGCGAGTTTTATTCTGTGGCGGTGACCAATAACATGCAACAGGCCGATACCGGCACGAAAATGATTCACCTGGGACGTAACACTAAAAGCCGCATCGTTTCGAAAGGCATTTCGGCAGGCCGCAGCCAGAACTCGTACCGGGGTCTGGTGCAGGTGCACAAACGTGCGGCCAATGCGCGGAACTTCTCCCAGTGCGACTCTCTGCTGATGGGCGACAAATGCGGCGCCCATACGTTTCCTTATATAGAGGTAAAAAACTCATCGGCCATGGTGGAACACGAAGCCACTACGTCGAAAATCGGTGAAGATCAACTCTTCTATTGCAACCAGCGCGGTATTTCGACCGAAGACGCCGTAGCGCTGATCGTGAACGGATACGCGAAAGAAGTACTTAACCAACTTCCGATGGAATTCGCAGTAGAAGCGCAGAAGCTCCTCGCCATCTCGCTGGAAGGCAGCGTAGGGTAA
- the sufC gene encoding Fe-S cluster assembly ATPase SufC has product MLTIKNLHAKIEDKAILKGIDLEVKPGEVHAIMGPNGSGKSTLASVLAGREEYEVTEGEVTFQGMDLLDMAPEDRAREGIFLAFQYPVEIPGVSTTNFLKTAVNEVRKHRGLPPLDAVAFLNKMKEKMALVEIDKSLLSRSLNEGFSGGEKKRNEIFQMAMLEPTLSLLDETDSGLDIDALRIVANGVNKLRSADKATIVVTHYQRLLDYIVPDFVHVLYNGRIVKSGGKELALELEEKGYDWIKNEVDATA; this is encoded by the coding sequence ATGCTTACTATAAAAAATCTGCACGCAAAAATTGAAGATAAGGCCATTCTGAAGGGAATCGACCTGGAAGTGAAACCGGGCGAAGTGCACGCCATCATGGGGCCGAACGGTTCCGGCAAAAGCACCCTGGCTTCTGTACTGGCCGGCCGCGAAGAATACGAAGTGACCGAAGGCGAAGTAACCTTTCAGGGCATGGATCTGCTCGACATGGCTCCGGAAGACCGCGCGCGCGAAGGCATTTTCCTGGCCTTTCAGTATCCCGTCGAAATTCCGGGTGTCAGTACGACCAACTTTCTGAAAACCGCCGTCAACGAAGTGCGGAAACACCGTGGCCTGCCGCCGCTGGACGCCGTCGCTTTCCTGAACAAGATGAAAGAAAAGATGGCGCTGGTCGAGATCGACAAGTCGCTGCTGAGCCGCTCGCTGAACGAAGGATTCTCGGGTGGAGAGAAAAAGCGTAACGAGATTTTCCAGATGGCGATGCTCGAGCCTACGCTCTCGCTGCTGGACGAAACCGATTCGGGCCTCGACATCGACGCGCTGCGGATCGTCGCCAACGGGGTGAACAAGCTCCGTTCGGCCGACAAAGCCACCATCGTCGTGACCCACTACCAGCGCCTTCTCGACTACATCGTCCCCGACTTTGTACACGTACTTTACAACGGTCGTATCGTTAAGTCGGGCGGTAAAGAACTGGCCCTGGAACTGGAAGAAAAAGGGTACGACTGGATTAAAAACGAAGTAGACGCGACTGCATAA